A region from the Triticum urartu cultivar G1812 chromosome 1, Tu2.1, whole genome shotgun sequence genome encodes:
- the LOC125508512 gene encoding hypersensitive-induced response protein 1-like isoform X1, whose protein sequence is MLLDNSRQNPVIPYPLQQSELSSPVRSSIQQWLWCQCSKIRREVNTEIRMGKLVAAIGKLLCCVQVDQSTVAIKERFGKFEDVLDPGCHCVPWIIGSRVSGKLTLRLRQMDVRCETKTKDNVFVTIVASIQYRAMEDKANDAYYKLSNPKSQIQSYVFDVIRASIPKLQLDDVFEQKNDIAKSVEQELEKAMFAYGYEIVQTLIVDIEPDEKVKKAMNEINAAARMRVAANEKAEAEKIVQIKRAEGEAEAKYLSGLGIARQRQAIVDGLRDSVLGFSGNVPGTSAKDVMDLVLLTQYFDTMKEIGASSKSSAVFLPHGPGAVADIASQIRNGFLQASTHNA, encoded by the exons ATGCTCCTAGACAATTCAAGACAAAATCCAGTTATCCCATATCCTCTTCAACAATCTGAACTATCTTCACCAGTTAGGTCAAGTATTCAGCAGTGGTTGTGGTGCCAGTGCTCAAAGATCAGAAGAGAGGTTAAT ACAGAGATAAGAATGGGCAAACTAGTTGCAGCAATAGGCAAGTTGCTTTGCTGTGTACAAGTGGACCAGTCAACAGTAGCCATCAAGGAACGATTTGGGAAATTTGAGGATGTGCTTGATCCGGGGTGTCACTGTGTGCCATGGATTATCGGAAGCCGTGTCAGTGGTAAGCTTACACTTAGGCTTAGGCAAATGGATGTTCGCTGCGAGACAAAGACAAAG GATAACGTTTTTGTTACAATTGTTGCATCCATTCAATACCGAGCAATGGAGGACAAAGCAAATGATGCGTATTATAAGCTGAGCAACCCAAAATCTCAAATCCAATCTTATGTCTTTGATG TTATCAGAGCAAGCATTCCCAAACTACAACTGGATGATGTTTTTGAGCAAAAGAATGACATAGCAAAATCTGTGGAGCAGGAGCTTGAGAAGGCTATGTTTGCTTATGGCTATGAGATTGTGCAGACACTAATTGTTGATATAGAGCCAGATGAAAAGGTTAAAAAGGCTATGAATGAAATTAATGCCG CTGCAAGAATGCGTGTTGCGGCAAATGAAAAGGCAGAGGCAGAAAAGATCGTTCAAATCAAGAGAGCTGAGGGAGAGGCTGAAGCTAAGTATCTCTCTGGCCTTGGAATTGCAAGGCAGCGGCAGGCAATAGTTGATGGCCTCAGAGACAGTGTGCTTGGCTTTTCTGGCAATGTGCCTGGGACTTCCGCCAAGGATGTGATGGACTTGGTTCTGCTCACTCAATACTTTGACACCATGAAAGAGATCGGCGCTTCATCCAAATCTTCTGCAGTTTTCCTCCCGCATGGCCCAGGTGCTGTTGCAGACATTGCCAGTCAGATTCGCAATGGATTTCTTCAGGCGTCCACACATAATGCCTGA
- the LOC125508512 gene encoding hypersensitive-induced response protein 1-like isoform X2: MGKLVAAIGKLLCCVQVDQSTVAIKERFGKFEDVLDPGCHCVPWIIGSRVSGKLTLRLRQMDVRCETKTKDNVFVTIVASIQYRAMEDKANDAYYKLSNPKSQIQSYVFDVIRASIPKLQLDDVFEQKNDIAKSVEQELEKAMFAYGYEIVQTLIVDIEPDEKVKKAMNEINAAARMRVAANEKAEAEKIVQIKRAEGEAEAKYLSGLGIARQRQAIVDGLRDSVLGFSGNVPGTSAKDVMDLVLLTQYFDTMKEIGASSKSSAVFLPHGPGAVADIASQIRNGFLQASTHNA; the protein is encoded by the exons ATGGGCAAACTAGTTGCAGCAATAGGCAAGTTGCTTTGCTGTGTACAAGTGGACCAGTCAACAGTAGCCATCAAGGAACGATTTGGGAAATTTGAGGATGTGCTTGATCCGGGGTGTCACTGTGTGCCATGGATTATCGGAAGCCGTGTCAGTGGTAAGCTTACACTTAGGCTTAGGCAAATGGATGTTCGCTGCGAGACAAAGACAAAG GATAACGTTTTTGTTACAATTGTTGCATCCATTCAATACCGAGCAATGGAGGACAAAGCAAATGATGCGTATTATAAGCTGAGCAACCCAAAATCTCAAATCCAATCTTATGTCTTTGATG TTATCAGAGCAAGCATTCCCAAACTACAACTGGATGATGTTTTTGAGCAAAAGAATGACATAGCAAAATCTGTGGAGCAGGAGCTTGAGAAGGCTATGTTTGCTTATGGCTATGAGATTGTGCAGACACTAATTGTTGATATAGAGCCAGATGAAAAGGTTAAAAAGGCTATGAATGAAATTAATGCCG CTGCAAGAATGCGTGTTGCGGCAAATGAAAAGGCAGAGGCAGAAAAGATCGTTCAAATCAAGAGAGCTGAGGGAGAGGCTGAAGCTAAGTATCTCTCTGGCCTTGGAATTGCAAGGCAGCGGCAGGCAATAGTTGATGGCCTCAGAGACAGTGTGCTTGGCTTTTCTGGCAATGTGCCTGGGACTTCCGCCAAGGATGTGATGGACTTGGTTCTGCTCACTCAATACTTTGACACCATGAAAGAGATCGGCGCTTCATCCAAATCTTCTGCAGTTTTCCTCCCGCATGGCCCAGGTGCTGTTGCAGACATTGCCAGTCAGATTCGCAATGGATTTCTTCAGGCGTCCACACATAATGCCTGA